ACCCCTGTGTGCTGGCCATCTCGCTGCAACGCCTGGCCCACATGCTCTACGCGCTGCAGGTGCCGCTGCTGCCGCGCATGCTCACCGAATACGGCCACGAACGCACTGGCATCGACATCCACCCCGGCGCGCACATCGGTTCACATTTTTTCATCGATCATGGCACGGGCGTCGTGATCGGCGAGACCGCCACCATCGGTACGCACGTAAAGATCTACCAGGGCGTGACCCTCGGGGCGAAATCCTTCGAGACCGACGGCAAGAACAACCCGGTCAAGGGCGTGAAGCGTCACCCCGACATCGAGGACCACGTTACGATCTACGCCCATGCCACGATCCTCGGCGGCGACACCCGCATCGGCGCCCACTCCGTGATCGGCGCCAATGTCTGGGTGCGTGACTCAATTCCGCCCCACAGCATCGCCTACTACAAGGAGACCAGTCTGGTCGTCCGCCCGCGCAAGCCGCACGAAATCCTCGTGGACGGCGCGGATTGGAATATTTGAAATCCTTCGTTGGCGGCGGGATTATCAGTCCCGTCGTGTGGTTCCAAGTTCAGCGAACGCGCTGCCGCTCCGCCAACGCCCGCGCCACCTCGGCAGCGAAAAACGGACCGCGGTAAACAAGTCCGGTATAGAGCTGCACCAGCGTGGCACCGGCATCCATTTTCTCAGCCGCACCGGCCTCGTCCATGATGCCACCGACCCCGATGATCGGCAGGCGACCGCCCGTGGCGCGGGAAATGTAGTTCACGATCTCCGTCGAGCGCCGACGCACCGGAGCGCCGCTGAGGCCGCCGGCCTCGTTCACCGAGGCGAAGAAACCCGGGCGCGCCAGCGTCGTGTTGGTTGCGATGATTCCATCCAAGCCGAGATCGGTGATAACGTCCAAGGCGGCGTCCACCTGCGCCCAGGAGAGGTCAGGCGCAATCTTGAGCAATACCGGACGGCGCGGTTTGCCGGCGCCGAGGCGCGTCCGGTTTTCAGCCACCAGCGCGGCAAGCAACGGTTTGAGCCACGAGGCGTCCTGCAGTTCGCGCAGTCCCGGCGTGTTCGGGCTGCTCACGTTGACCACGACGTAGTCGGCGTAATCGGCGAGCAGCCGGAAGCTGCCGAGGTAATCCTCCGTGGCCTGCTCGAGCGGCGTCACCTTCGTCTTGCCCAGATTGATGCCAAGCGGGATGGCCCGCTGCCCCGGCCCGGGCAGCTTGGCGAGATGGGCGGCCAAGGCGGCAGCACCGCCGTTGTTGAAACCCATGCGGTTGATCACGGCCTGCTGCGCCGGATAGCGGAAGACCCGCGGCTGCGGATTGCCCGGCTGGGCCTGGTGCGTGACCGTGCCAATTTCCACATGACCGAAGCCCAGCGCCGCGGCGGCCGGCCAGGCACGGCCGTTTTTGTCGAAACCCGCGGCGAGTCCGACCGCATTCGGAAATTTCAGGCCGAAACACTCCACCGGCCGGTGCAGTGCCGGGTCCAGCCGGTGCAGGCGCTCCAGCATTGCGCAGAGCGGCCGCACCCGACCCAGCAGGGCGAGATTGTCCACGGCAACGTGGTGCGCGCGCTCGGGATCGAGCCGGAAGAAGGCGGGTTTGAGGACATTTTGGTAGAGCCAGCCCATGGTGTGCGCGGACTGTGGCACCCGGACGCCAACTTTCAAGCCCCCGCCCGGGGCCATTTTTGTCCTTGTTTGCGCATCCTTCGGCCCCACCCTCCGCCCCGAGGAAGGCATCGGCATCCGTGTGTTACGCAAATATTCCAACATTTTGTGTTTCAGGATTTGACAAGGCCGGAAGCCAGCCCTTTTGGTCCAACCGAAATAAGTAAAAAACTATGGCGAAAGGCTCCCCCCAACTCGAATGGTGCGTCGTCCGTCTCGGCGAAGATCACAACTGGTGGGTGGACGAGGTCAGCGACCCCGTCCACTGGGATGTTGATGGTCTCAGCATCATCGACCCCCGCCAGGTGGACCACATCGTCGAACTCATCGAACCGTTGCGCGAATACGGTTTCGACCAGGATGTCTTCGAGCGCGCATTCATCCCCTTCCGCATCGCCAAGGACCTCGGCAAGGGCAAGGTCCGGCTGACCCGCGTCAAACAGCCGCTGCTGGAGTCCGAGGAAAAGCTTTTTGCCCTGCCCGACGTGATCGACGAGGAGAACGGCCCTTATGCCGACTTCCTCGATCACATCACCCGCCTGCGCGTGAAGATGCTCAACGAGGTCCTCGATCTCGAGGAGAAGCTTACCGTGGACGAGGTGGAGGACCAGATCCGCGAGGCGCAAAACAGTGACTTCATCGAGGGCAAGGCCGTGCATCTCTTCACCGAGATCACCGCCATCCTCGATTACACCCCCGAGGGCTTCGGCGACGAGGACGAAGAGTCCGACAAAGGCCGCGCCGCGGAAGACGAGGATGATCTGCCCGACGTCGAAGAGGAGGAGGACGAGAAGATGAAGAACGACTCCTCGCTCAAGTGGGACGAGGATGAGGACGAGGACTCCGACGAGGACGGCGAAGGCAAAAAGAAGGAAGGCGACGACGAGGACGAAGACTCGGACGACGAGGATTCGGACGACTCCGAGGAAGAGGACGAGAAGCCCCGCCGCAGCAGCAAGCGCGGGCGCTGAAAGCCGGTGTTGCCAGCCTGCGGACAATCCCTCACTGGATTGCACACCGCATGACTTCTCGCCGACTGTCCGTTCTTCTGGCCGCCCTCTGGCTCGCGTGTTGCTGGGCCGGTTGTGTCACCGAAGGCACGACGACCGCGACGGCCAATCCCCGGATCGACGCGCCCTCGATGTCCGCCCAGTTGCGGCCCGGTGACACCATGCTGGTCTCGCTGCTGGGCATCCCCGAGCCGATCACGACGAACGTGCAAATCGACGAGCAGGGCCTGATCCGCCTGCAATACATCGGGGCGGTCACAGCCGCCGGACTCACCACCGCCGAGCTTTCCCAAAGCATTCGCGACACCTACATCGCCAAGAAATTCTACACCACGCTCGATGTCTCGGTGAGCGTCACCGAGCGCTACGTCTATATCGGCGGCGAAGTGCAGCGTCCGGGCCGCATCCCGTGGTCACCTGACCTGACCCTCGCCAAGGCCGTGCAGTCCGCCGGCGGTTTCACGCTCTACGCGAAGGAGAACAAGGTAACGCTGACCCGCGACCGCAAGGCCTACGACTTCGACGTGAAGCTCGCGCAGCGCCAGCCGAACGAGGACCCGCTGCTCTTCCCGGGCGACTCGATCCAGGTGCCCCGCTCCGCCTTCTGAGGCGACGACTGCGCATGAGCCTCTTTCGCACCAAGCCCATCGCCGATCTGCAGCGGGAAGCCGGCGCCGAACACGGCTACAAACGCACGCTCGGGCCGCTCAGTCTGATCAGCCTCGGCATCGGCTCGGTGGTGGGCGCGGGTATCTTCGTCCTCGCCGGCACCTCGGCCGCCCAATACGCCGGCCCCGGTATCGCACTGTCGTTCGTCTTCTCCGGCATTGCCTGCCTCTTCGCGGGCCTGTGCTACGCCGAGCTTGCCTCGATGATTCCGGTCTCGGGCAGCGCCTACACCTACAGCTATGCCACTCTGGGCGAACTCTTCGCCTGGATCGTCGGTTGGTGTCTCGTGCTTGAATACCTGTTCTCCGGCGCCGCCGTTGCGGTGAGCTGGTCGGGGGCGGTGCGCGACATCGCGCTCGAATTCGGCGTCACCCTGCCCGTCGCACTCTCCAGCGCCCCGCTGGCCGTGACCGGTGGCAGCATCGTCACCACGGGCGCACTCATCAACCTGCCGGCAGTCTTCATCTCGCTTGCGCTGACCTACGTGCTCTACATCGGCATCAAGGAGTCGGCCACCGTCAACGACTTCATGGTCTTCATCAAGGTCGGCATCCTGGTCGCCCTCGTCGGCTATGGGCTCTGGTATCTGCTGAAGAACCCGGAAATCGCTAAGGCCAACCTCGTGCCCTTCATCCCGGAGAATACCGGCACCTTCGGCGAATACGGCTGGAGCGGCATCTTCCGCGGCGCGGCGGCCATTTTCTTCGCCTACGTCGGCTTCGACTGCGTGTCCGCCGCGGCGCAGGAGACCAAGAATCCCCAGCGCGACATGCCCATCGGCCTGCTTGGCACGCTGGGCGTCGTCTCCGTGCTCTTCATCGCCGTGTCCTTCGTGCTCACCGGCATGGTGAACTACAAGCAGCTCAACGTGGACGCACCGTTCATCTTTGCGCTTCAGCAGGTTCAGGCCCCCGCCTTTTTCCGCTATCTGATCGAAGCTGCCACCCTCGCCGGCCTGACCTCCGTCATCCTCGTGTCGCTGCTGGGCCAGCCGCGCATCTTCTACTCGATGTCACGCGACGGCCTCCTGCCGCCCACCTTTGCCAAGATTCATCCCAAATACGGCACGCCGCACATCACGACCTGGATCACCGGCATCTCCTGCGCCGTCATTTCCGGGCTCTTCCCGCTCGATCTGCTGGGTGAACTGATCTCCATCGGCACGATGCTGGCCTTCTCGCTGGTGTGCGCCGGCGTGCTGGTGCTGCGCCGCACGCGGCCCGACCTGCCCCGGCCGTTCCGCACGCCCTGGGTACCGCTCGTGCCGCTGCTGGGCATCGGGAGCTGTGCGCTCCAGATGTATTTCCTGCCGCTCATCACCTGGCTGAACCTCGCCATCTGGATGGGCTTCGGCTTCGTCATCTACTTCGGTTACAGCCGTCGACACAGCCTGCTGGCGAAGTGAGACCGTGCCTTTCACGCCTGCCAGCACCGGCTCGCTGCTCGCCTTCTGCTCCATCCTGATTGGCGTGCTCTACGCCGTGCTGTTCGCGATCCACCTCGCGTGGCGATCCCTGAAGATCACCGCCTTGGCGGGCATCGTGATCGGCATCTGGCTGGGCATCCTGTCCGCCCTTGTCGCCAGCGGACGCCTGGCCACCCTGCCGCTCAACGGCCTGCCGTTCTTTTTTGGCCCCATTCTCGTGTTCTGTATTGGATTTGCGGTTTCACCGGTTGGTGGCCGACTCGCCGCCACAATTTCGCTCGCCGCGCTGGTCGGCTTCCAGGCCTTCCGCCTGCCCCTCGAGCTCGTCCTGCACGCCTGGTTTAAGCAGGGTGTGATCCCGGAGACCATGACTTGGTCCGGCTACAACTGGGACATCGCCAGCGGCCTCGTTGCTCTCGCCTGCTTTCCCCTGGCCAACCGCCATCGGTGGGCCGCGCGCCTGGCCAATGTCGTCGGATTCGCCCTGCTGTTGAATGTCATGCGCGTGGCCATCCTGTCCGCCCCGGTGGCCTTCGGCTGGAACGTCCAGCCACCGCTCCTGCTCGCGTTCCACCTGCCCTACGCGCTGATTGCGCCGGTCTGTGTCGGCGGGGCGCTGTTCGGGCACATCGTGCTGACGCGGGCGCTGTGGGGCCGGCAGGCCAAGTAGGGCCGGTTTCCGGCCGGCCACATTCGGATTCGCGGCGCTACGGCCAGTCAGAGACTGGCCCTACCCTCACACCCCGTAATACCCTTCCCATCCCGCGCGGGGCGGCTCCATCGTCAGAAGGTCGTTGGCGCGGACGTTGTTCTTGAACTGTTTCTTCACCGGGTCGAACTCCAGCTTGCCGCCGAGGCGCTGGGCGATGACGCCGAGGATGAACACCTGCGACAGAGGGCCGGAGACATGGAACGGCGACTTCGTCTCCTCGCGTCCAAGGCAGGCCAGCACGAAGTTTTGGAAGTGATCCGAAAAACCGCCGGTGATGCGCGGCAGGGTCGGACCAACTTCCTTCATTTTTTCCTGCGGAATGATGCGCAGCGTATCACCATGCGTGCCGCCGAGGAAGGTGAGTTTCTTGCTGTAGATGAACTTGCCGTTCTTCTGCGTGAAATTCGGGTTCGCGCCTAGCTCGGCCGGCAGCGGCGGCAGGTTGTTCACGCCGTCATACCAGAACACCTCGACCGGCGGCATCGCCCCGCGGGCGGCGAAGTCGAAGCGGATGGTCGTGGCCTGCGGGAAGATGTAGTCGTTGGCGCCCTCACGCTTCACCGCCTCGATCGTGTGCGGCAGGCCTAGGTTCAGGAAGCGGTGGCAGGTGTCGAGGATGTGTGGGCCCCAGTCGCCGAAGGCGCCATTGCCGTAGGCGAACCAGCCGCGCCAGTTGCCGGGATGCAGGCGCGGGCTGTAAGGATGCACGGGCTTGTTGGCGTGCCAGAGGTTCCAGTCGATGGTCGGCGGCACCGGATCGCCGGAATCGTAGCCCTTCACCTCCCAGCCGTGCCAGCGGCGCGGGGAGTTCATGAACATGTCCACGCGGGTAACGTCGGCGATGATGCCGGCCTCCTGCCAGGCCTTGAACTGGTGAAAATTGTTTCCGGAGTGCCCCTGGTTGCCCATCTGCGTCACGACCTTGCTCTTTGCGGCCTGCGCCATGAGCAGTTCGACCTCATGAAAGGTGTGCGCGAGCGGCTTCTCCACATAGACATGCTTGCCCTTCTTCATCGCGTGCATGGCGACGACGAAGTGCGTGAAGTCCGGAGTCGCGATGATGACGGCCTCGAAGGTGTCGCCGGCCTTGGCGAACATCTCGCGGTAGTCTTGAAACAGCCTGGCGTCGGGAAAAATGGCCCGCGCCTCGGCCGTGTGCTCGGCCATGAGGTCCACGTCGCACATCGCCACCGTCTCGATCATCCCGGTGTCGCGAAAGGTCTTCACCAGGTCGAGCCCGCGGAAACCGATGCCCACGAAGGCGACCTTGAGCTTGCGGCCCTCGGGCGCGACCTCCGCTGCGCGCACGAGGCGCGAGGGCGTCAGGGCGAGTGCAGCACCCGCGGCCAGCGAGGCGGTGAGAAACTGACGGCGGGCGGGGTTGGTGACTTCGGGACTGGGACGAGGGGTAACGGGCATGGGGTAAAGACGCTGCTTCAACGCAATTGTTTCGCCACTTCCTTGGCGAAATAGGTGAGGATCATGTCGGCGCCGGCGCGCTTGATGGCCAGCAGCGACTCGTCGCGGCAGCGCGCGAGGTCGAGCCAGCCGAGCCGGGCGGCGGCGTGAATCTGGGCGTATTCACCGGAGACCTGGTAGGCGGCGACCGGCACGCGGATGGCGTTGCGCACGTCGCGGATGATATCGAGGTAGGCGCCGGCGGGCTTCACCATCACGATGTCCGCGCCCTCGGCCACATCCAGTTCGACCTCGCTCACGGCCTCGCGACGGTTGGCGGGATTCATCTGGTAAGTAGCCTTGCTCAGCAGGCGCGTGCCGGCGGCTTGCGCGCTGCCGACGGCGTCGCGGAAAGGGCCGTAGTAGGCCGAGTTGTATTTCGCCGAGTAGGCCAGGATGCCGGTGTCGGTAAAGCCGGCGG
This DNA window, taken from Oleiharenicola lentus, encodes the following:
- the epsC gene encoding serine O-acetyltransferase EpsC, which translates into the protein MTPPAIKQALLESYALGGGINHLDGANLPSQDRVTELARDLMHLLFPGFFEDTGLTQADAPGWLDKLLEKIDSRMVIEVEKCLRFAKDPDPKANAARLTTQFLSTLPEVRRLVQTDVAAAYSGDPAARSTDEIILAYPCVLAISLQRLAHMLYALQVPLLPRMLTEYGHERTGIDIHPGAHIGSHFFIDHGTGVVIGETATIGTHVKIYQGVTLGAKSFETDGKNNPVKGVKRHPDIEDHVTIYAHATILGGDTRIGAHSVIGANVWVRDSIPPHSIAYYKETSLVVRPRKPHEILVDGADWNI
- a CDS encoding quinone-dependent dihydroorotate dehydrogenase; translation: MGWLYQNVLKPAFFRLDPERAHHVAVDNLALLGRVRPLCAMLERLHRLDPALHRPVECFGLKFPNAVGLAAGFDKNGRAWPAAAALGFGHVEIGTVTHQAQPGNPQPRVFRYPAQQAVINRMGFNNGGAAALAAHLAKLPGPGQRAIPLGINLGKTKVTPLEQATEDYLGSFRLLADYADYVVVNVSSPNTPGLRELQDASWLKPLLAALVAENRTRLGAGKPRRPVLLKIAPDLSWAQVDAALDVITDLGLDGIIATNTTLARPGFFASVNEAGGLSGAPVRRRSTEIVNYISRATGGRLPIIGVGGIMDEAGAAEKMDAGATLVQLYTGLVYRGPFFAAEVARALAERQRVR
- a CDS encoding polysaccharide biosynthesis/export family protein; its protein translation is MTSRRLSVLLAALWLACCWAGCVTEGTTTATANPRIDAPSMSAQLRPGDTMLVSLLGIPEPITTNVQIDEQGLIRLQYIGAVTAAGLTTAELSQSIRDTYIAKKFYTTLDVSVSVTERYVYIGGEVQRPGRIPWSPDLTLAKAVQSAGGFTLYAKENKVTLTRDRKAYDFDVKLAQRQPNEDPLLFPGDSIQVPRSAF
- a CDS encoding amino acid permease is translated as MSLFRTKPIADLQREAGAEHGYKRTLGPLSLISLGIGSVVGAGIFVLAGTSAAQYAGPGIALSFVFSGIACLFAGLCYAELASMIPVSGSAYTYSYATLGELFAWIVGWCLVLEYLFSGAAVAVSWSGAVRDIALEFGVTLPVALSSAPLAVTGGSIVTTGALINLPAVFISLALTYVLYIGIKESATVNDFMVFIKVGILVALVGYGLWYLLKNPEIAKANLVPFIPENTGTFGEYGWSGIFRGAAAIFFAYVGFDCVSAAAQETKNPQRDMPIGLLGTLGVVSVLFIAVSFVLTGMVNYKQLNVDAPFIFALQQVQAPAFFRYLIEAATLAGLTSVILVSLLGQPRIFYSMSRDGLLPPTFAKIHPKYGTPHITTWITGISCAVISGLFPLDLLGELISIGTMLAFSLVCAGVLVLRRTRPDLPRPFRTPWVPLVPLLGIGSCALQMYFLPLITWLNLAIWMGFGFVIYFGYSRRHSLLAK
- a CDS encoding Gfo/Idh/MocA family oxidoreductase is translated as MPVTPRPSPEVTNPARRQFLTASLAAGAALALTPSRLVRAAEVAPEGRKLKVAFVGIGFRGLDLVKTFRDTGMIETVAMCDVDLMAEHTAEARAIFPDARLFQDYREMFAKAGDTFEAVIIATPDFTHFVVAMHAMKKGKHVYVEKPLAHTFHEVELLMAQAAKSKVVTQMGNQGHSGNNFHQFKAWQEAGIIADVTRVDMFMNSPRRWHGWEVKGYDSGDPVPPTIDWNLWHANKPVHPYSPRLHPGNWRGWFAYGNGAFGDWGPHILDTCHRFLNLGLPHTIEAVKREGANDYIFPQATTIRFDFAARGAMPPVEVFWYDGVNNLPPLPAELGANPNFTQKNGKFIYSKKLTFLGGTHGDTLRIIPQEKMKEVGPTLPRITGGFSDHFQNFVLACLGREETKSPFHVSGPLSQVFILGVIAQRLGGKLEFDPVKKQFKNNVRANDLLTMEPPRAGWEGYYGV